CTGTGGGAGGACGGCGCCTTCTGGTGGATCACCGGTGCCTACGCCAAACTGCCGGAACGCCTTGCGAAGGACCCCGAGGTGGCCATGGTCATCGACACGTGTGACCTCCGCACCGGGGCTGTCCTGCAGGTCATGGTCGCCGGCGCCGCGGAGGTCGTCCCGATGGAACCGGACCGAGCAACGCGGAAGCTCGTGCGCTACCTCGGCCACAACATCGAGACGTGGCCCGAGAGATTCCACGGTGCCTTGACCGACCCTGACGCGCGCCTGGCGAAGCTGATTCCCCGACGTCAGCCACGCATCGTGGACCAGAGTTTCCGCTGATCGCCCAGGCTGCTGCGATGAACTGACCGCCGGCATCGTCCACCGCGCGACCGGTAACACGACGCGTCAGGGTCTGTTGAGGGATCGCCTACCGGACGCTCGCCTGTCCGGCTCGTGTTTCCGGATGGGCGTTGTCCAGTAGGCCTGTCCGGTCGAGGAGGTGGTCTCCGAAGTGGTGTCAACGGATCCCAAGGTTGGCCCCCCTTTTGCAGGACATTCAAAATTGACCCCGGGCAGGCCCTGTGGGTTCGTCCGGGAGGAGTTCGAGTAGGTCGCGGTAGGTCTGCTCGACGTCGTCGACGATGGGTTCGAGGATCCGGGCTTGGGGCCGTTGCTCGAGCATGGCGAGCAGGCGCTGGTGGAGTTCGGGGATCGTGGCGATGCCGCCGTCGCGTTCGAGTAGGGCGTGGGCGTCGCGCTGGGCATGCGTCTGCGGGCAGGCGGCTCGAGCATGCAAGCGCAACGGTCCTGGCCGGCGGTTCGAGCAGGACGATCTCGCAGAACTGGGCGTGTGCTGTTAGCTGTCAGGCGCCGGGCATCTGTTGTCTCGGAAGAACGAGGCGATCATCGCTTCGGCGACTTGTCGTGGGTCGAGGTCGCTTGTGTCGATCGTCCGGGCCCCGCGAGGGCGCGGGCCGTGGTGGCTCTCGCGGACGGCCATGGCGATCGCGTCGGCCAGCGCATCGTCGGTGAGGCCGATGCGGTGGTCGCCCTGGATGACCGGGCCGTCGCCTTGAGCCCGAGTGCTGATCCGTTCGGCGAGGGCGGCCGCGGAAGCGTCCAGCCAGAACAGCGCGGGTGAGTCACTGTTGTCGAGTTCGTCGTGCTGGGCGTCGATCAGCAGCCCGATGGTGCGAGGATCACCGCTGATGACGACGGTCTGTGCGCCGCCGTGTGCCAGACAGCCGGCGACCGCGCGGGTGTTGGCGGCGCGCAGTGGCCCGAGGTGATCGCCGCGCACGTCTGTTCCGAGGAACCCGAGCTGGTGGGCGTCGAGGTAGCCGACCGGCTCGCCCGCCCTGGCCAACTGCGAGAACGTCTGGAACCCGGCGGTGGAGACGCCGACTCCTTCTGGCCCGGTGATCACCACCAGGCGTCGTGGCGGCGTCGCGGCCGTGGGCGGACGTCGTGCAGGCGTGGCGAGGTTCGGACTGTTCTGTCGAATGTGGGTCAATGCGGCGTCGGTGACCTGCTCGGCGAGCTCAGTGGGGGTCTGCCCGGTCGTGTCGAGGCACAGGTCGGCGAGGTCGGGGGCGATCCGGTGGGCGTAGTCCACCGCGTCGTCCGCGAGCTCGGTGAGCCAGCCGCGGCGGTGCACTCGCTCGCGGATGGTGTCGCTGTCCGCCTCCAGTTGCACGGCCAGGACGCGTGGGCGCTCGACGTCTGGGAGCAGGCGAGTCAGGTGGCCGATGTCGTCGAGGAGTCCGGCGACGATGAGTACCTGTGCTTCATGGGCTTGATAGTTGCGGATCAACGGGGGAAGCGCGGCAGCGATCAGGTCAGCTTCGGTGGCCCGGGTTCCGCTGGCCAGCCGGAGCTGGTCGGCGTCGACAAACGCTGCCGTCACTCCTGCGGCGGCCAGGTGGGTCAGCATCCGGTAGCCGACGGTGGACTTCCCCACCCCGGATGTCCCGAAAAGCCAGATGATCGGCAGCACGGTCGCACCGTAGGGACGACCAACCGCGAGGAGGAACCGGATTTCGAGGTCGTCCCCCGACAGGCAGGCGGGGAAGCCTTCGACCATCGGCGTGGTTAGGGGCGGCGCCCGAGCTTGGTCCAGGAGCCGATCCTGCTTCGCTCGAGCCGGTTGCTGGCGCCGGTGATCGTTCCAGACGAGCTGATCGCGGCTGAGCGGGCGAGTTCGCGGGGAGCCATCGGGCCGTGCACCGGAGCAGCGCGAGGACCACCGCCCCGCAGTCGGCAGCGAGCTTCTCTCGGCTCCAGAGCACCAGGGCGAGGGCTCTCGCCTGGAAGAACACGGTTTCCTCGACCGCTTGTCCGCTCCACCCCAGCGCCTTGTAGGGGACAAAGGCGCTATCGGCCCGGCCGCGGCGAGTTCGACGGCCGAACCGCTGATTGGGCCCGTTCGATCACTTCGGGGTAGACACCGACGGTGACTGCTCGGTCGTGGATGTGCTCGGCTCGGACGAATCGGCTAGCGGCGGGGCTGAGGTGTGGCCACAGGGCGGGCGCGAGGTGGCGGAGACGTTGTTGTGCCAGTTCCCAGAGCCCGTCCGCGATGATCTCTTGCCGGACTGCCTTGGTGATCTGCCGCAGGGCCGCGGTCACGCTGTGGGGGTAGGCGCTGCGGCTGAGATGCTGGTGGCGGCGCTGAGCGCGGAGGTATTCGGGGAACGGTCGTAGGTCGTGCTGGTCGTCGAGTGTCCGGACGCCGGGGCCGATCCAGAGCCGGTGGCGACGGCAGACGGTGTGGTCGTCGGGCAGTTTGCACAAGATCGGGTCGTGCACGCCGCGGCAGGCGGCGCAGCGGCGACAAGCCGGGCGGAGTCCTCGGTAGAAACCGGCGATGTCGCGCAGGTAGACCCCGGCGTCGGGCCAGTGCAGCCGGGCGATGCGCCCGTCGGGCTGCCCTGCCAGGGCGGCGAGCCTCCGGACGGGCAGCTTGGTGGCGGTGTGGTCGAGCGGTGGCGGGCCCGGCGGGTGGAGGGACTGCGCGAGGAGAAGGAACTCGAGGTGGTTCGCCGCGGCGAGACGCTTGACGTAGTCGAGGTGGTACTCGCCGTTGAACGGAGTGACGGTGCGGGGCAGTGGCCGCGGCGGCAGGGTCGCGGCCCAGTCACGGATTCGGACCAGCCGCGCGGGATTGAGGGTCATCGGGTGCTGCTGGCGCGGCGGGTGGCGGACTCGGCGGCGTGGTCGATGCGAACTCTGTCCAGCAAGGAACGGGTGAGCGCTTCGGTGCCGGAGAGGATCGCCCGGATCGCGGCGGCGCGGGTGAGGTGGGCCAGGCTGCCGATCATGCCGCCGGTGCGGGCGTGCAGGTACTTGGCCTGCCCAACCAGGGCGCCCGGCTGGTGGTGGTGCAGCCGCAGCGTCGCTTCGAGAGCAGCGACGAGCTGGCGCCACTCGCTGTCGTAGGGGAACGGACCGGTGCCGATCAGCGAGCAGCGTCCGGCCAGCTGCCGGCCGCGGGTGCCGGTGAACACACCGGATCGTTCGACGTCGATCCCGGCGTAGACGAAGGTGGCGGGCAGGTGCTCGGTGAAGTACTTCAGGTGGTCGGAGAGGTCTTCTCCGGCGGAGGTGTGCAAGTTCAGGTTGTGGATCTCGTCGACGATAACCAGGTCGGTCCGGGCGTCGATGAGGACCCGGCAGACCGCGTCGGCGATGTCGGTGACGTTTTGGCGTGCTCCGACCGGGGGCAGGCCGAGGAAGCGGGCGAACTCCATGGCCAGCTTGCGCGGCGACCCTTTCGGTGGGCAAGTGACGTAGACGATCGGGATCCGCTCGCCAGCGTGCGGGTAGCGGGCCCGGGTCCGAAGTTCGTGCACGCGTCCGAGCTGCTTGATCGCGGTGGTCTTGCCGGTGGCCGCGGCCCCGGAGACCATCATCCCGCGTCGGGCGCCGATCTCGCGCTGGTTCATCAGCGTGAGCAGTTGGCCTTCCTCGGTGACCTCGGCGATCGCCGAGGTGGCGACCACGACCAGTTCGGCGTGGTGGGCGATGCGGGCCTCGTCGTAGTCGCGCCGCTGAGTCTGCGACAGCCCCGACCAGTGCTCCTGGGCCAGGAGCTCGATGCTGGAGGGGTCGGCGTGGACGAACCGCCGCCATCCCTCCAGCGTGCTGGTGGGTAGCCGGCGGTCCTCCAGCTGCCCGGCGTCGGCCTGCTCGGGGTCGAGTCCGACCGCCGTGTTCGTGGTTCCACGGCTGGCGCCGCTGGCTACCACCATTTGTCGGCCTCCTTGCGGGCATCGAACAGTGGCAACGCGATCACGTCGGCGTCCTGTTCGGTCGTGTCGTCGCGGGTGATGCGGTCCTCGGTCAGGGGGCCGGGCAGAGGCTCGGTCGTGGCGTCCGGGGCGGGCCGGTCGCCGGCGGTGGCGCGGGTGCGTCCGACGATTCGTCGGGTCCGTGTCGAGCCGGTAGTGGGGCGCCCGCTCAGTTCTGGTCGGTCGGGGCCGTAGGCGGCGGTGTCGAGGAGGCGGGCGGCGGCCTCGGCGATCTCGGCTTCGGTTACCGGGTCGCGGCCGCGGGCGGCGAGGATCTCGCGGGCGTGGGCCCAGATGTGCTCGCCGAACGGGACCGGAGTGGTGCGCAGATGAGTCCAGGTGGCCTCGAGGAAACGCGGCGCTTCGTCGTGGTGGTTGCGCACCCAAAGCCGGGAGATGTCGTAGGGGTCGTGGTGGACCTCCCACCGGCCGTTCTTGGCCTCCACCCCGGACGTCTGACCGCGGTAGGGGTTCAGCGCGGCGCTGTCATAGCGGCGCCGGCCCAGCTTGATCCCGTAGGAGTTGATCGCCCGCCAGCTGACCGGGAGCAGTTCGATGTAGTCGTCGTGCCCCAGTGGGACCGGGACGTAGCCGGCGACCGCGACCAGGGCGGCGTAGCGCTCGTTCGGGGTCAGCGCCTGGCCCGGGGTCAGCGGATCGCGCAGACCGTCGTGCGGGCGGTTCTGCCAGACCGCGACGATCCACTCGTCGAGCAGGGCCTGCAGCTCGGTCATCGACCAGACCGCCTCCTGCTCGGCGCGGTGGCCGCGGTGTTCGACGCTGCGCCCGACGTAGCCGGCGACGTACTGAGCGAACAACGTCGCGATCGATCCGAGGGTGCGTTCAATGATCGGCTTGTCGGTAGGGGTGTCGGGGTGTGCGGGCTGCAGGCTGATCCCCAGTGAGCGGCACGCGGACCGGAAGGTCGCCGACAGGTATGCCTTGCCGTGGTCACACACGATCGTCTCCGGCACGATCACCGGGCGGGCCGCGGCGTGCGCGAGCCGCGTGTCGATGCTCGTCAGGCTCTCGTGGGGCAATACCGAGCGGGTCATTCGCAGCGCGTCGGTCCAGCCCGGGCGCATCGGTTCCGGGGTCACCGCCCGGGCCAGGAGCAGCGCTGCGTCGACCGCCTTCGTGGTCGGCCGTAACACCGCCGCGGCGATGGTGCGGGTGGCTTGGTCGACCAGCCCGGTCAGCTCGACTCGGTCCACGGTCCCGTCGTCGAGCACGACGCGGACGTCGAGCGGGGTGGAGTCGATCTGTGTCCACTCTCCGGGCCGGGTCACGGTCACCGTCGCGAATGGCCCGTCCGGCTGTTTGGCTAGCGACCGGCGGGTGCGCGCCGAACCGAAGGTGTGCTGACCGGAGGACAGGCGGGCGACCAGTCGGTAGAAGGTCCGCTCAGCCGGCATGGGTGGCGGCTGAGGGTCGTCGGCCAGTAGCTGTTCGACCCGGCGGCGCAGCCGGTCCACGGTGCCGGTCGAGCGCTGGGTCTGTTCGGCGATCGCTCGCCGGGTCGCCTCGACCACACGGGGGTCGGTACGTCCGCCCGGTGCCCGCCCACGGGCGGCGCGGGCGTGGCGTTGGTCGACCAGCCCCCACAGCCCGTCGGTCTCGTAGCGGCGCCGCAGTCGCTTGAGCGTGGACAGCCCGACCTGATGCCCGGCGGCGGCAAGGGCTGCGTGCTTGGCCAGTTCCCGCTGCCGCAGTGAGTGGCGCGCCGGGTCGTAGTCCGGGCACGGAACGGTGCCCGGCGCCGCGTCGGGCGGGACACCGGTCACAACCTCGACCACATGGCGCTCCCACCACAGCGCCGACGCCCGCACCTCGTCGGGCAGCAGCTCCAGCGTGGCGTGCTCGGCCGGTCTGGGCCGCTGTCGGGTGACCAGCTCGAAGCTCGGGTCGGCCATCAACGACCCGACCAGCATCACCGTCGCGGTGCCGGTGACATCGACCAAGCGCACCGACGCCCCGTCCAGCGCGGCGACGCGGTAGCTGCGCCCCTCGAGCCGGATCTCCTCGCCCGACGCCAGGATCGGCAAGCCCGCCCGGGTCACCCGGTCGACCCGAGTATCGGCTCGCGGTCCTTGTCCGCGCCCGCCAATCGGCCGGGCCCCACGATGGTCGTCGGGCCGAGTCTGGTGGTCTGCACCTGGGCCGTGAGTTCGCCTCGCCAGAGCATCCCGAACAGCACCGGCAGCGTCGCGATCCGGTCGCCGGCCTTCGCCGCTCCGGCCAGCAGCGGGGCCGACGCAGCGAACACCTCGCGCAGGCGCGCCGCCACCGCCGGTCGGGCGGTGCGGGGATGGCGGTAGCCGGCCAGCCAGCGCAGATTCGCCGCCCACACCGGGTCGAGCTCCCCGACACGGAGGTAGTCCCAGCCGACCCGGGCGCAAACCCGCGCCGTGGCCGCGAACACAGCGGCGTCGCGGTCGTCGATCCGGTCGTTCGGGCGGACATCGACCAGAACCCCCGTGCCGTCGGCGCGGCGGGCGAAGTAGTCCGGGGCGTGCCGCACCGAGCCTCCGGTACCGGCATCAGCCCAGGACAGCCACATCGGCTGCGACGCGATCCCGACGATGTCGGGGTCGGCGTCGAAGGCCATCACCCGATCCCGCTCAACCCACGACTCGAAGCCCACATGCTCACCAGTCGAAGCGAACCACCACAGCCCCGGCCAGTTCCGCTGCCCCCGAAACGACGGAAACCCACGCACCGGCGCTACCCGCTCGAACGGTCGACCCCAGCACCGCGCCAGCGGCTCACGCCGGGTCTCCCCCTCCGCCGTGACGTACTCCGCCTCGACGTCGTCCAGGCGCGACGGGCCCCGCAGCACTGTCACCAACTCGCCAGCCACCGACTCTGCCGCCCATCCATCATCGAGCACGACGTGGCTCAACTTATTGGCAGCGATCTACCTGATGGCTCAGACACGCTGACAACGGCTTAGTTTCCCTGGCACAGGACATCTGACCCTTCAAGACCTCGTATGCAGTTCTCTTGTTTCCGATCATCCTCTCTCGCCCACTCATTATCAACACCTCACACCTATGCATCAAATGATCTTGCCGGATGCGGTGCCGGTCGCGTAGCGTTCTCGCCATGGGCGTCGTGCGGGTTACTGCGATGGCGCCCGGGTCTGTCGAGTACCTGCTGCACGGCTGCGATTCGCACCCCGAGCAGGGCCACGAACACGGTTCGGAACAGGGTATCGAGAACGGCGGCGACGGCCTGCAGCGCACCCCCGGGGCGGCGGAGTACCTGACCTCTGCGGCCGAGCGCGGCGAGCCCGACGGCGTCTGGTTCGGCGCCGGGATCGAGGCACTCGGGCTGCCGTTCGAAGCCGGCGCTACGGCGATCGCAGGCGACGTTCGGGCGGTGTTCGGGCAGCTGCGCTACCCCGAGCACGTGCTGGCCGGGTCGACCGAGAAGACGCCGGTCTACCTCGGCTCGAAGCCGCGTAAGTATCGCACGGCTGCTCAGATCGAGGCTGCGGCGCTCAAGGAAGAACCAAATGCCACAGAGGAGCGTCGGAAGCAGATCAAGGGCACCGCGAATCGTCAGGCCAGTACTCCGACGGCGTACTACGACGTGACGTTCTCGCCGGTGAAGTCGGTGTCGATGTACTACACGGTGTTGCTCGCGGCCGGAGACAGCGAGGGCGCGGAGACGGTCCGCTGGGCGCATGACGAGGCGGTGCGGATCGCGCTGTCGTCGATACAGTCCGATGTGGCCTATGTCCGCTCCGGCCGGCACGAGGGGCGTGGGCCGTCCGGGCGGACAGTGGGTCGGTGGGAGGCGGCCACGGGGCTGGCCGCGGTGGTCTATGGCCACCACACCAACCGGGACGGCGAGCCGCAGCTGCACTCCCACGCGGGGGTATTGAACCGTGCTGCGACCGCCGATGGGCGCGTGCTGGCCTTGGACGGGAATGCGTTTCGGCCGGTCAAGGAGGCGCTGTCCGCGGCCTACACGCGGGCCTATCAGCAGCTGCTGACCGAGCAGATGGGCGTGCTGTTCCAACAACGGCCTGACGGGCGGGCTCGGGAGATCGCCGGGTTCGACCCGGAGCTACTGGCCCAGGCGAGCACCCGCACCTTGGAGCGTGTCCGCCCGGCGGTCGCGAAGCTGGTGGAGGCCTACACGGCCCGGCACGGGCGGGCCCCGGGGCCGCGGGCGCGGCGGGCTTTGGTGGACCAGGCGGTCAAGGA
The Pseudonocardia sp. EC080619-01 DNA segment above includes these coding regions:
- a CDS encoding pyridoxamine 5'-phosphate oxidase family protein; the protein is MSAIEGPGIDEFLSRPLVARIATNGPTVRPVWFLWEDGAFWWITGAYAKLPERLAKDPEVAMVIDTCDLRTGAVLQVMVAGAAEVVPMEPDRATRKLVRYLGHNIETWPERFHGALTDPDARLAKLIPRRQPRIVDQSFR
- the mobF gene encoding MobF family relaxase, with translation MGVVRVTAMAPGSVEYLLHGCDSHPEQGHEHGSEQGIENGGDGLQRTPGAAEYLTSAAERGEPDGVWFGAGIEALGLPFEAGATAIAGDVRAVFGQLRYPEHVLAGSTEKTPVYLGSKPRKYRTAAQIEAAALKEEPNATEERRKQIKGTANRQASTPTAYYDVTFSPVKSVSMYYTVLLAAGDSEGAETVRWAHDEAVRIALSSIQSDVAYVRSGRHEGRGPSGRTVGRWEAATGLAAVVYGHHTNRDGEPQLHSHAGVLNRAATADGRVLALDGNAFRPVKEALSAAYTRAYQQLLTEQMGVLFQQRPDGRAREIAGFDPELLAQASTRTLERVRPAVAKLVEAYTARHGRAPGPRARRALVDQAVKDTRDPKRGLAGPAAVLAWTTGQPGRAAKLAAALDAVDEVVMAAAANGTHPVSALGGQEQVTDGREAALEVLAVIGAGQAVSGQSTPVGEGAATLAGAVAIAIEAGVADVQSRYATWTVGNLTAAIDDHLGDHAAALGVAAAARPAFMATLTEAVLAAPGQFGIVQVSASDPVPVPDELRRLGAGGDGRSMFRAHIDERYATTAAVTAEERLLGYSRTDNLTPLPAARVVELGEVLGAGKLSPDQAAVIAGVLGSGRTVDVLVGPAGTGKSHTVGALSTVWAGEHGGRVLGLATAEMAARNLAELGLEGMNTAQWRTRFLPDPTTGEVRD
- a CDS encoding Mu transposase C-terminal domain-containing protein; this encodes MLVGSLMADPSFELVTRQRPRPAEHATLELLPDEVRASALWWERHVVEVVTGVPPDAAPGTVPCPDYDPARHSLRQRELAKHAALAAAGHQVGLSTLKRLRRRYETDGLWGLVDQRHARAARGRAPGGRTDPRVVEATRRAIAEQTQRSTGTVDRLRRRVEQLLADDPQPPPMPAERTFYRLVARLSSGQHTFGSARTRRSLAKQPDGPFATVTVTRPGEWTQIDSTPLDVRVVLDDGTVDRVELTGLVDQATRTIAAAVLRPTTKAVDAALLLARAVTPEPMRPGWTDALRMTRSVLPHESLTSIDTRLAHAAARPVIVPETIVCDHGKAYLSATFRSACRSLGISLQPAHPDTPTDKPIIERTLGSIATLFAQYVAGYVGRSVEHRGHRAEQEAVWSMTELQALLDEWIVAVWQNRPHDGLRDPLTPGQALTPNERYAALVAVAGYVPVPLGHDDYIELLPVSWRAINSYGIKLGRRRYDSAALNPYRGQTSGVEAKNGRWEVHHDPYDISRLWVRNHHDEAPRFLEATWTHLRTTPVPFGEHIWAHAREILAARGRDPVTEAEIAEAAARLLDTAAYGPDRPELSGRPTTGSTRTRRIVGRTRATAGDRPAPDATTEPLPGPLTEDRITRDDTTEQDADVIALPLFDARKEADKWW
- a CDS encoding AAA family ATPase, with protein sequence MVEGFPACLSGDDLEIRFLLAVGRPYGATVLPIIWLFGTSGVGKSTVGYRMLTHLAAAGVTAAFVDADQLRLASGTRATEADLIAAALPPLIRNYQAHEAQVLIVAGLLDDIGHLTRLLPDVERPRVLAVQLEADSDTIRERVHRRGWLTELADDAVDYAHRIAPDLADLCLDTTGQTPTELAEQVTDAALTHIRQNSPNLATPARRPPTAATPPRRLVVITGPEGVGVSTAGFQTFSQLARAGEPVGYLDAHQLGFLGTDVRGDHLGPLRAANTRAVAGCLAHGGAQTVVISGDPRTIGLLIDAQHDELDNSDSPALFWLDASAAALAERISTRAQGDGPVIQGDHRIGLTDDALADAIAMAVRESHHGPRPRGARTIDTSDLDPRQVAEAMIASFFRDNRCPAPDS
- a CDS encoding TnsA-like heteromeric transposase endonuclease subunit, with the translated sequence MLDDGWAAESVAGELVTVLRGPSRLDDVEAEYVTAEGETRREPLARCWGRPFERVAPVRGFPSFRGQRNWPGLWWFASTGEHVGFESWVERDRVMAFDADPDIVGIASQPMWLSWADAGTGGSVRHAPDYFARRADGTGVLVDVRPNDRIDDRDAAVFAATARVCARVGWDYLRVGELDPVWAANLRWLAGYRHPRTARPAVAARLREVFAASAPLLAGAAKAGDRIATLPVLFGMLWRGELTAQVQTTRLGPTTIVGPGRLAGADKDREPILGSTG
- a CDS encoding ATP-binding protein, producing MVVASGASRGTTNTAVGLDPEQADAGQLEDRRLPTSTLEGWRRFVHADPSSIELLAQEHWSGLSQTQRRDYDEARIAHHAELVVVATSAIAEVTEEGQLLTLMNQREIGARRGMMVSGAAATGKTTAIKQLGRVHELRTRARYPHAGERIPIVYVTCPPKGSPRKLAMEFARFLGLPPVGARQNVTDIADAVCRVLIDARTDLVIVDEIHNLNLHTSAGEDLSDHLKYFTEHLPATFVYAGIDVERSGVFTGTRGRQLAGRCSLIGTGPFPYDSEWRQLVAALEATLRLHHHQPGALVGQAKYLHARTGGMIGSLAHLTRAAAIRAILSGTEALTRSLLDRVRIDHAAESATRRASSTR